From the genome of Mycobacterium dioxanotrophicus, one region includes:
- a CDS encoding MerR family DNA-binding transcriptional regulator: MKIGELARQAKVSVKAVRYYEQLGLLSPQRRPNGYREYDENDLRAVAEIRELAQIGIPPAKAGPFIECLDAGHIHSDECPASLAAYRDGIAEIDRVIADLTHRRTVLAEKLHRGATRPYHHQPGSEVFTMPIDFTTLPAGLPVPTDDGRAAHLPGQPMPSLTLHTSDGGSADLSALPRGRTIIYLYPLTGRPGTDLPEGWDSIPGARGCSTEACSFRDHHQELRDAGAAEIYGMSSQSPEYQAEVVERLHLPFRMLSDPEFSLGDTLGLPTFAAPGHPRLYSRLTLVVTDGVIEHVFYPIFPPNTHGQQVLDWLREHRK, translated from the coding sequence ATGAAGATCGGCGAGCTGGCCCGGCAGGCCAAGGTTTCGGTGAAGGCGGTGCGCTACTACGAGCAGCTGGGACTGCTGAGCCCGCAGCGCAGACCCAACGGCTACCGCGAGTACGACGAGAACGACCTGCGCGCGGTGGCCGAGATTCGTGAGCTCGCGCAGATCGGCATCCCGCCTGCCAAAGCGGGTCCATTCATCGAATGCCTCGACGCCGGGCACATCCACAGCGACGAGTGCCCCGCATCGTTGGCGGCCTACCGCGACGGCATCGCCGAAATCGACCGTGTCATAGCTGATTTGACGCATCGCCGGACCGTGCTGGCCGAAAAGCTGCATCGGGGCGCCACCCGGCCCTACCACCATCAACCCGGCTCGGAGGTCTTCACCATGCCCATCGACTTCACCACTCTGCCCGCCGGCCTGCCCGTGCCGACCGACGATGGCCGCGCCGCACACCTGCCGGGGCAGCCCATGCCGTCACTGACGCTGCACACGAGCGACGGCGGCAGTGCCGACCTGTCCGCCCTCCCCCGTGGGCGCACGATCATCTATCTGTATCCGCTCACCGGTCGGCCGGGTACGGATCTGCCCGAAGGCTGGGACTCGATTCCCGGGGCCCGGGGATGTTCAACCGAAGCGTGCAGTTTCCGCGACCATCATCAGGAGCTTCGCGACGCCGGGGCTGCGGAGATCTACGGCATGTCGAGCCAGTCGCCGGAGTATCAGGCCGAGGTGGTCGAGCGTCTGCACCTGCCGTTCCGCATGCTGTCGGACCCAGAGTTCTCCCTCGGCGACACCTTGGGCCTGCCGACCTTCGCCGCACCGGGGCATCCGCGGCTTTACTCGCGGCTAACGCTGGTGGTCACCGATGGCGTGATCGAGCACGTCTTCTACCCGATCTTCCCGCCGAACACCCACGGTCAGCAGGTGCTCGACTGGCTCCGTGAACACCGAAAGTGA
- a CDS encoding catalase family peroxidase codes for MAPAAPDDAPRGPDTPPINRRAVMLGMAAVAGVAAIDVGGFAYAGGWLRPDTLIPAQFADRFEQIAGHHDGFRRNHAKGLAATGTFASNGAAADICHAAVFAKGTLPVDARFSLSGGAPDQADKPATVRGLAVQYQLPNGEQWRSPMINTPVFVDSTPQGFYERILAAKTQPQTGKPDPAAMSAFLARHPETVAAQRIIAQQPPTSGFADSTFWGLNAFRMTNSAGVTAPVRWMLVPQQQPGQPVGDAAKSDPNYLFDALIKAMERGPQAWTLKIVVGAPEDPTNDATKPWPADRRTIDAGTLTIEAVHTEAPGNARDINFDPLVLPRGIAPSDDPLLAARSAVYARSFARRAAEPKQPSAVNVEAAAR; via the coding sequence ATGGCACCCGCGGCTCCCGACGATGCTCCGCGCGGGCCGGACACACCCCCCATCAATCGGCGCGCCGTCATGCTCGGCATGGCCGCCGTGGCCGGTGTCGCCGCGATCGACGTCGGCGGATTCGCGTACGCCGGTGGCTGGCTGCGCCCCGACACCTTGATCCCGGCGCAGTTCGCCGACCGGTTCGAGCAGATCGCGGGCCACCATGACGGCTTCCGGCGCAACCATGCGAAGGGCCTCGCCGCCACCGGCACCTTCGCAAGCAATGGCGCCGCCGCCGACATCTGCCATGCCGCAGTGTTCGCCAAAGGCACGCTCCCTGTCGACGCGCGCTTCTCGCTGTCGGGTGGGGCACCCGACCAGGCCGACAAGCCCGCGACCGTGCGTGGCCTGGCGGTCCAGTACCAGTTGCCCAACGGCGAGCAGTGGCGCAGCCCGATGATCAACACCCCGGTGTTCGTCGACAGCACACCACAGGGGTTCTACGAGCGCATCCTGGCCGCCAAAACCCAGCCGCAGACCGGCAAACCAGACCCTGCCGCGATGTCGGCCTTCCTGGCCAGACATCCCGAAACCGTTGCCGCGCAGCGCATCATCGCACAGCAGCCACCCACCTCCGGATTCGCCGACAGCACATTCTGGGGGCTCAACGCGTTCCGGATGACCAACAGCGCGGGCGTCACCGCGCCGGTGCGGTGGATGCTGGTGCCGCAGCAGCAGCCCGGCCAACCTGTCGGAGACGCCGCGAAATCAGATCCCAACTACCTGTTCGACGCCTTGATCAAAGCCATGGAACGTGGGCCGCAGGCGTGGACGCTGAAAATTGTGGTCGGAGCACCTGAAGACCCCACCAACGACGCGACCAAACCCTGGCCGGCAGATCGCCGCACGATCGATGCGGGCACGCTGACCATCGAAGCCGTCCACACCGAGGCGCCGGGCAATGCCCGTGACATCAACTTCGATCCCCTTGTGCTGCCGCGCGGTATCGCTCCTTCCGACGATCCGCTGCTCGCTGCACGGTCAGCGGTGTACGCGCGGTCGTTCGCGCGACGTGCGGCAGAACCCAAGCAGCCCAGCGCTGTGAACGTCGAGGCCGCAGCGCGATGA
- a CDS encoding aminoglycoside 3'-phosphotransferase, producing the protein MHTPSLSGPPVEPVAVPAVVTALAGDAALTPVWRNELGGLTFRLDRSDGVTSYVKWVAAGTPEIDLVGEAERLVWAQARVAVPPVLDHGTDLDGAWLLTAAVPGRSAVDAHWAGRATDVAAGIGRGLRLLHDALPVDECPFDWGIERRLRRADERIAAGEGPANWFPEHRHLDPDEARARLDAPPAVDRLVVCHGDACVPNTLLHDDATFAAHVDLGSLGIADRWADLAVATWSLGWDFGPGFDDVLFDAYGIDPDPHRIAYYRLLYDLA; encoded by the coding sequence GTGCATACTCCATCGCTGTCAGGCCCACCGGTCGAACCTGTCGCGGTGCCCGCCGTGGTGACCGCCCTCGCCGGCGATGCCGCGTTGACCCCGGTGTGGCGCAACGAACTCGGTGGGCTGACCTTCCGCCTCGACAGAAGCGATGGGGTGACGTCGTACGTCAAATGGGTTGCCGCAGGCACTCCGGAGATCGATCTGGTCGGTGAGGCCGAACGGTTGGTGTGGGCGCAGGCGCGGGTCGCCGTGCCGCCGGTCCTCGACCACGGCACCGACCTCGACGGTGCATGGCTGCTCACAGCGGCCGTGCCGGGACGGTCGGCCGTCGACGCTCACTGGGCCGGGCGCGCCACCGACGTCGCCGCCGGGATCGGCCGCGGACTACGGTTGCTGCACGACGCGCTGCCGGTCGATGAATGCCCGTTCGACTGGGGCATCGAACGTCGTCTGCGCCGCGCCGACGAGCGCATCGCCGCCGGCGAGGGCCCGGCGAACTGGTTCCCCGAGCACCGGCACCTGGATCCCGACGAGGCGCGTGCCCGGCTGGACGCGCCGCCCGCCGTCGACCGGCTGGTCGTCTGCCACGGCGATGCCTGTGTTCCCAACACCCTGCTGCATGACGACGCGACATTCGCCGCGCACGTCGATCTGGGCTCGCTTGGGATTGCCGATCGCTGGGCTGATCTGGCGGTGGCCACCTGGAGCCTCGGCTGGGACTTCGGCCCAGGCTTCGACGACGTGCTGTTCGACGCCTACGGAATCGACCCCGACCCGCACCGCATCGCCTACTACCGCCTGCTCTACGACCTGGCCTGA
- a CDS encoding cytochrome b, translating into MSTDQLTPTRFTVASRLLHWSMAAMVVAQVLLGVTMVASLAYYPLLLAIHRPLGIIILLFAVVRLGNRMRHHPPPFLATMGRTERRVATWSERLLYALLLLQPLVGWAMVSASGTPVVVGPWRLPAIAPHNLNLFGGLHIAHVVLAALLFVTFTAHLCAVLFHTLVLRDGLLDRMALWPSRSR; encoded by the coding sequence ATGAGCACTGACCAGCTCACCCCAACGCGCTTCACCGTGGCGTCGCGGTTGTTGCACTGGTCGATGGCTGCCATGGTGGTCGCCCAGGTACTGCTGGGTGTCACGATGGTCGCATCGCTGGCGTATTACCCGCTGCTGTTGGCGATCCATCGCCCGCTGGGCATCATCATCCTGCTGTTCGCCGTGGTCCGACTGGGCAACCGGATGCGGCATCACCCACCGCCGTTCCTGGCCACCATGGGCCGCACCGAACGCCGCGTCGCCACCTGGTCGGAACGGCTGCTGTATGCGTTGCTGCTTCTGCAACCCCTGGTCGGCTGGGCCATGGTCTCGGCGTCGGGAACGCCCGTCGTCGTCGGCCCCTGGCGCTTGCCCGCGATCGCGCCCCACAACCTGAACCTGTTCGGCGGCTTGCACATTGCGCATGTCGTGCTGGCGGCCCTGCTGTTCGTGACGTTCACCGCGCACCTGTGCGCCGTGTTGTTCCACACGCTCGTGCTGCGCGATGGGTTGCTCGACCGCATGGCGCTGTGGCCGTCGAGGAGCCGATGA
- a CDS encoding Rv3717 family N-acetylmuramoyl-L-alanine amidase, translated as MLGLPTVTAALTAPVATAASDIAGTIVFLDPGHNGANDGSINRQVPTGRGGTKECQTTGTTTDSGYPEHTFNWDVVLRVRAELSQLGVRTALSRGDDNALGPCVDQRAAMANSLQPNAIVSIHADGGPPGGRGFHVNYSAPPLNEAQAGPALQLARVMRDQLVAAGFTPSTYRGTDGLYGRSDLAGLNLAEFPSVLVELGNMKNSDDAAVIVSEQGRAKYAAAVASGLNAYLSQRV; from the coding sequence CTGCTCGGTCTTCCGACGGTCACTGCGGCACTGACTGCGCCTGTCGCGACAGCCGCATCGGACATCGCCGGAACCATCGTGTTTCTCGATCCCGGGCACAACGGCGCCAATGACGGCTCCATCAACCGACAGGTGCCTACCGGCCGTGGCGGTACCAAAGAGTGTCAAACCACCGGCACCACAACCGATAGCGGTTATCCCGAGCACACCTTCAACTGGGATGTGGTGTTGCGGGTCCGGGCTGAGCTCTCGCAGCTCGGGGTGCGGACCGCGCTGTCGCGAGGCGACGACAACGCGCTCGGGCCGTGTGTGGATCAGCGGGCGGCCATGGCGAATAGCCTGCAGCCCAACGCAATTGTGAGTATCCATGCCGACGGTGGCCCGCCCGGTGGCCGCGGCTTCCACGTCAACTACTCGGCGCCGCCGCTCAACGAGGCTCAGGCCGGCCCAGCCCTGCAACTCGCTCGGGTGATGCGGGACCAGCTTGTCGCGGCCGGATTCACCCCGTCGACCTACCGCGGCACCGACGGCCTCTACGGGCGTTCGGACCTTGCCGGTCTCAACCTCGCGGAGTTCCCGTCGGTGCTGGTCGAACTGGGCAACATGAAGAACAGCGACGACGCAGCGGTCATCGTCAGCGAACAGGGCCGGGCAAAATACGCCGCAGCCGTCGCATCCGGACTCAACGCCTATCTGTCACAACGGGTTTGA
- a CDS encoding SDR family oxidoreductase produces the protein MHSQRVALVTGASRGIGAEIALQLAHPDIHVVVGYRSNTERADYVADAIRCAGGHASTSAADICDETAVAAMIDDVATRFGRLDMLVLNASGGRQYCTEPGPAMHQNRDAQRRLARLALPLIPVGGRIVFVTSHQAHFYPYKAVPKGYASIAAGKRAGETTLYAMRKEFDRHGINFTVVSGEVLSDSAVDFAAAVADAATSPGHPAIVYVSGPEHLTRQPA, from the coding sequence ATGCACAGCCAACGGGTCGCTCTGGTGACCGGTGCATCGCGAGGCATCGGCGCCGAAATCGCTCTCCAGCTCGCTCACCCTGACATCCACGTGGTCGTCGGCTACCGGTCGAACACCGAACGCGCCGACTACGTCGCGGATGCCATTCGCTGCGCGGGAGGGCATGCCTCGACCTCCGCCGCCGACATCTGCGACGAAACGGCAGTCGCCGCGATGATCGACGACGTCGCGACCCGCTTCGGCCGACTCGACATGCTGGTGCTCAACGCATCGGGTGGACGACAGTACTGCACCGAGCCCGGCCCGGCCATGCACCAAAACCGCGACGCCCAGCGCCGTCTCGCGCGGCTCGCGCTGCCCCTGATCCCCGTCGGCGGCCGTATCGTCTTCGTCACCAGCCATCAGGCGCACTTCTACCCCTATAAGGCAGTCCCGAAGGGGTACGCATCCATCGCCGCAGGCAAGCGCGCCGGCGAGACCACCCTGTACGCGATGCGCAAGGAATTCGACCGGCACGGAATCAACTTCACCGTGGTGTCCGGCGAGGTGCTCTCCGACTCAGCGGTCGACTTCGCCGCGGCCGTCGCCGACGCTGCGACCTCCCCCGGCCACCCCGCCATCGTCTATGTCAGCGGGCCCGAGCACCTGACGCGCCAGCCGGCATAA
- a CDS encoding 3,4-dihydroxy-2-butanone-4-phosphate synthase: MATSVDDIDELAPVRVQRFAKSFEDVLTRFLDGDIVVVGHGTSCALTLNARIASVSSTAAMIRHGSGLIFVAMKQNRLAELRIPPMPADAASRCPGCHVAIDASDGTGTGISARDRGETLRRLADSESVPQDFRRPGHVVPVAGDLVVGGVAATPQIVLMLASLAEDASAAGAFTTLMSVERPCEVATPEEGIDIASRLGYHYVDGHAVRKAFYGYSWPSRPPGGLSGRTRGAIVS, translated from the coding sequence ATGGCCACCTCAGTCGATGACATCGATGAACTCGCCCCGGTCCGGGTCCAGCGCTTTGCCAAGAGCTTCGAGGATGTGCTGACGCGATTCCTCGACGGCGACATCGTGGTCGTCGGGCACGGAACGTCGTGTGCGCTGACGCTCAATGCACGTATCGCGTCGGTGTCGTCGACTGCCGCCATGATCCGGCATGGGTCTGGTCTGATTTTCGTTGCCATGAAACAGAACCGGCTCGCCGAGCTGCGAATCCCGCCGATGCCCGCAGATGCGGCGTCGCGATGTCCGGGCTGCCATGTCGCCATAGATGCCTCCGATGGGACAGGGACGGGTATATCCGCGCGCGACCGCGGTGAGACACTGCGACGGCTCGCGGACAGTGAGAGCGTGCCGCAGGACTTCAGGCGGCCCGGGCATGTCGTACCCGTCGCAGGTGATCTGGTGGTCGGCGGTGTTGCGGCCACGCCGCAGATTGTCCTCATGTTGGCATCGTTGGCAGAGGATGCATCGGCGGCCGGCGCTTTTACGACCCTGATGTCGGTCGAGCGTCCTTGCGAAGTGGCGACGCCTGAGGAGGGGATCGATATCGCCTCTCGCCTGGGGTATCACTATGTCGACGGCCATGCGGTGAGAAAAGCGTTCTACGGCTACAGCTGGCCGAGTCGACCGCCCGGCGGTTTGTCTGGTCGAACGCGTGGCGCGATCGTCAGCTAG
- a CDS encoding serine/threonine-protein kinase — MGRNDPLPTQRDLPAGIPAELSAAGYEDPEEIGRGGFGMVYRCTQRALGRTVAVKVLTTDLEPDNLERFMREQIAMGKLSGHPNIVNIFQVGTTATGRPYIVMQYHAHGSLNAKVSDTGPVGWQEALRIGVKMAGALETAHRRSTLHRDVKPANILLTEYGDPQLTDFGIARVIGGFETADGAITGSPAYTAPEVLLGQPPEVTSDIYSLASTLFSAATGHAVFERREGEQMVAQFLRITKQPMPNLRDSELPADMCTIIERAMSRNTKDRPASAAAFGEQLRELQRRHGLPVDDMAIPVPAPANRSEPSASPRTPFSGQRVRTLTPPAPATRFRLPMSTKTLVERARLIEVLRAQRDKKLTVIHGPTGFGKSTLAAQWAQLLKSEGATVAWLTVDHDDNNVVWFLSHLIEAIRAVTPALAADLGEVLEEHGDEAERYVLTSLINEIHQSGTRMTLVIDDWQRVTDPATIGALRYLLDNVASGMTIVITSRSQSGVPMSRMRMQDELVEIDATALRFDVSESENLLVELGGLDLDPTDVEELTAKTDGWVAALQLASLSLRDRDDPVELIGTMTGRHHMISEFLAENVLDTLEPSILDFLLATSITERICGDLASALTGVPDGLAILEQIEERDLFLRRIDDQWFRYHQLFLDFLQHRLGRDPQRVARLHRAASEWFAEHLLISEAVDHALAAGDEQRAVTLVEQDGLSFVANSQMATLIGLAGKLPAAAVQSHPRLQLALAWANIVLHRIPTAEQALALVDTTLEDSGLSADEIADVQADAGVVRGVVDLRADRLAGIDEHIAAAIRRRDRLRPFSVASAANVATFAAAYRYDLDEVNRIQDWAAPFYARSGDAFTIVNGLCFTGMAHHLMLDNTAAEAFFRRALRIAKRSGGIHSYTARLASSLLGELLYERGDLDEATRLLDESYKLGPEGGSVDFKISRYVINARIKALQGDRLAAAQRLDEATRVARALSLNRLRALAEHERIRLGLPPHPEFGPMPVTSYDARRQPVDAMDEIAVQFEEASAIRMLISGADPAQRELACRWAREWVERLAPLNRPQAMLRARRLLGACLAADGRTADAKAVVVTVAAQCAQLRMLRYLVDGGPHVVATLAALRSDQQAGQWNPAWPEVPADFLDQALNAAAPQRV; from the coding sequence ATGGGCCGTAATGACCCGCTGCCGACGCAGCGGGATCTGCCAGCCGGGATCCCGGCGGAGCTGTCGGCGGCCGGTTACGAGGATCCCGAGGAAATCGGCCGCGGCGGGTTCGGCATGGTGTACCGCTGCACACAACGCGCCCTGGGCCGCACTGTCGCGGTGAAGGTCCTGACCACCGATCTGGAACCAGACAATCTCGAACGGTTCATGCGCGAGCAGATCGCGATGGGCAAGCTGTCCGGCCATCCGAACATCGTCAACATCTTCCAAGTCGGCACCACCGCGACCGGCCGGCCCTACATCGTCATGCAGTACCACGCGCACGGTTCACTCAACGCCAAGGTCAGCGACACCGGACCGGTCGGCTGGCAGGAGGCGCTGCGCATCGGAGTGAAGATGGCCGGTGCGTTGGAGACCGCACACCGTCGCAGCACCCTGCACCGTGACGTCAAGCCGGCGAACATTCTGCTCACCGAGTACGGCGACCCGCAGCTGACCGATTTCGGCATCGCGCGCGTCATCGGTGGATTCGAGACCGCCGACGGTGCCATCACCGGCTCGCCCGCCTACACAGCGCCCGAGGTGTTGCTCGGGCAACCACCCGAGGTCACCTCCGACATCTACAGCCTTGCTTCCACCTTGTTCAGCGCCGCGACCGGCCACGCGGTGTTCGAGCGTCGCGAAGGCGAGCAGATGGTGGCCCAGTTCCTGCGGATCACCAAACAACCGATGCCGAACCTGCGGGATTCGGAGCTGCCCGCCGACATGTGCACGATCATCGAACGGGCGATGTCGCGCAACACCAAAGACCGTCCGGCGAGTGCGGCGGCCTTCGGGGAGCAATTGCGCGAACTGCAACGCCGTCACGGTCTACCGGTCGATGACATGGCCATACCGGTCCCGGCACCGGCGAATCGGTCGGAGCCGTCGGCGTCGCCGCGCACACCGTTCAGCGGGCAGCGGGTACGAACGTTGACGCCACCCGCCCCGGCCACCCGGTTCAGGCTGCCTATGTCGACGAAGACGCTCGTCGAACGGGCCCGCCTGATCGAGGTGCTGCGCGCTCAACGCGACAAGAAGCTCACGGTGATCCACGGGCCGACCGGTTTCGGAAAGAGCACGTTGGCCGCTCAATGGGCGCAGCTGCTGAAATCCGAAGGGGCCACGGTGGCGTGGCTGACCGTCGACCACGACGACAACAACGTGGTCTGGTTCCTGTCCCATCTGATCGAGGCGATCCGCGCGGTGACGCCCGCGCTGGCAGCCGATCTCGGTGAGGTACTCGAGGAACATGGGGACGAAGCCGAACGCTATGTGCTGACGTCTCTGATCAACGAGATCCATCAAAGCGGCACGCGCATGACCCTGGTGATCGACGACTGGCAGCGCGTCACTGATCCCGCGACCATCGGGGCGCTGCGCTACCTGCTCGACAACGTCGCCTCCGGTATGACCATCGTGATCACCAGCCGCAGCCAGAGCGGGGTGCCGATGAGCCGGATGAGAATGCAGGATGAACTCGTCGAAATCGACGCCACAGCGCTGCGTTTCGACGTCTCCGAGTCTGAGAATCTGCTGGTGGAACTCGGTGGTCTCGACCTCGACCCGACCGATGTGGAGGAGCTCACCGCCAAGACCGACGGCTGGGTGGCGGCCCTGCAGCTGGCCTCGCTGTCACTGCGTGACCGCGACGACCCGGTCGAGCTCATCGGCACTATGACCGGCCGGCACCACATGATCAGCGAATTTCTCGCCGAGAACGTGCTCGACACCCTGGAACCGTCCATCCTCGACTTCCTGCTGGCCACCTCGATCACTGAACGGATCTGCGGGGATCTGGCGTCCGCACTGACCGGTGTGCCCGATGGGCTCGCGATACTCGAACAGATCGAGGAACGCGACCTGTTCCTCCGCCGGATCGACGACCAGTGGTTCCGCTACCACCAACTGTTCCTGGACTTTCTGCAGCACCGGCTCGGTCGCGACCCGCAGCGGGTGGCACGGCTGCACCGGGCGGCCTCGGAATGGTTCGCCGAGCACTTGCTGATCAGCGAGGCGGTCGACCACGCGCTGGCCGCCGGCGACGAGCAACGCGCCGTCACCCTCGTCGAGCAGGACGGCCTCTCCTTCGTCGCCAACTCCCAGATGGCCACACTGATCGGGCTGGCGGGCAAGCTGCCCGCTGCTGCCGTGCAATCGCACCCGCGCCTGCAGCTTGCCCTGGCATGGGCCAACATCGTGCTACATCGGATCCCGACCGCCGAACAGGCTCTCGCACTGGTGGATACGACGCTGGAAGATTCCGGGCTGTCCGCCGACGAGATCGCCGACGTGCAAGCCGACGCCGGTGTGGTACGCGGTGTGGTGGATCTGCGCGCCGACCGGCTCGCCGGTATCGACGAACACATCGCGGCGGCGATTCGACGCCGGGACCGGCTGCGCCCGTTCAGTGTCGCGTCGGCGGCCAACGTGGCGACCTTCGCGGCCGCTTACCGCTACGACCTCGACGAGGTCAATCGGATCCAGGACTGGGCGGCGCCCTTCTACGCGCGCAGCGGCGACGCGTTCACCATCGTCAACGGCCTGTGCTTCACCGGGATGGCACATCACCTGATGCTCGACAACACCGCAGCCGAAGCGTTCTTCCGCAGAGCGCTGCGAATCGCCAAGCGGTCGGGCGGCATTCATTCCTACACCGCCCGGCTGGCCAGCTCGTTGCTCGGCGAACTGCTTTATGAGCGAGGCGATCTCGATGAAGCGACGCGCCTGCTGGACGAGAGCTACAAGCTCGGGCCGGAGGGTGGTTCAGTCGACTTCAAGATTTCCCGGTACGTGATCAACGCCCGGATCAAGGCCCTGCAGGGCGATCGGCTCGCAGCCGCCCAACGTCTCGACGAGGCCACCCGCGTCGCACGGGCGCTGTCCCTCAACCGGCTGCGTGCGCTGGCCGAGCATGAGCGCATCCGTCTCGGGCTGCCTCCGCATCCGGAGTTCGGTCCCATGCCGGTGACGTCCTATGACGCCCGCCGCCAACCTGTCGACGCGATGGACGAGATCGCCGTGCAGTTCGAAGAGGCCTCGGCGATCCGCATGCTCATCTCCGGCGCCGATCCGGCACAGCGCGAACTCGCCTGCCGCTGGGCCCGGGAATGGGTGGAGCGGCTGGCCCCGCTGAACCGGCCGCAGGCGATGCTGCGGGCGCGACGCCTGCTGGGTGCCTGCCTGGCCGCCGACGGACGGACGGCCGACGCCAAGGCCGTCGTCGTAACGGTGGCAGCACAATGTGCCCAGCTGCGGATGTTGCGTTACCTCGTCGACGGCGGCCCTCACGTGGTCGCCACCCTCGCTGCGCTGCGTTCCGATCAGCAGGCGGGGCAATGGAATCCGGCGTGGCCCGAGGTGCCAGCCGATTTCCTCGACCAGGCGCTCAACGCCGCTGCACCGCAACGGGTGTGA